Proteins from a genomic interval of Chryseobacterium indologenes:
- a CDS encoding winged helix-turn-helix transcriptional regulator has product MDNTSCTRQQADIKQINRCKERVSELHSSFDYLSNALELTGNNVRLKILFLLYEEKRLCVCDVSEILGMTISAISQHLRKLKDRKLIETEREAQTIFYSLTKEYEKMLDPFFKILDDKKNLETIW; this is encoded by the coding sequence ATGGATAATACTTCTTGTACACGACAACAGGCAGACATTAAACAAATCAATCGCTGTAAAGAAAGAGTTTCGGAACTCCACAGTTCGTTTGACTATTTGTCGAACGCACTTGAATTGACTGGAAACAATGTAAGACTGAAAATTCTGTTTCTTCTTTATGAAGAAAAACGACTTTGTGTTTGTGATGTGAGTGAAATTCTTGGAATGACAATTTCAGCGATTTCTCAGCACTTGAGAAAACTTAAAGACCGAAAGCTTATTGAAACCGAAAGAGAGGCGCAAACCATTTTTTACTCATTGACAAAAGAGTATGAGAAAATGTTGGACCCATTTTTTAAAATACTTGACGATAAAAAAAATTTAGAAACAATATGGTAA
- a CDS encoding DUF3347 domain-containing protein, whose amino-acid sequence MKSLSKIVMVIAVLLSSINGFAQIKNAKTETVKIYGNCGICKTTIEKAGNVKKVASVDWNKDTKMATLTYDGDKTNQDEILKRIALAGYDSEKFRAPDDVYAKLAGCCQYDRPVKTVAKNKEAGMDMNAGHGNHDHSQMAANKDAAQNQSQLKAVFDNYFSVKDALIKTDAATASAKAAELAASLKAVDMNKLSAEEHTAWMKVMQDLTANAESISKSKDVAKQRSAFAALSGSIYTLAKVSKQDTPVYYQHCPMYNGGKGANWLSKENAVKNPYYGSQMLTCGSTVETIK is encoded by the coding sequence ATGAAATCATTATCAAAAATAGTGATGGTAATCGCCGTATTACTATCATCAATAAACGGCTTCGCACAAATCAAGAATGCGAAAACAGAAACCGTAAAGATTTACGGCAATTGTGGTATATGCAAAACCACCATCGAAAAGGCAGGTAACGTAAAAAAGGTAGCCAGTGTGGACTGGAACAAAGATACCAAGATGGCTACGCTCACCTATGACGGCGACAAAACAAATCAGGATGAAATCCTGAAACGTATCGCTTTGGCTGGTTATGACAGTGAGAAGTTCCGTGCGCCGGATGACGTATATGCTAAACTGGCTGGTTGCTGCCAGTATGATAGACCAGTGAAGACGGTTGCCAAAAACAAGGAGGCGGGAATGGACATGAATGCCGGACATGGCAATCACGACCATAGTCAAATGGCAGCTAACAAAGATGCAGCCCAAAACCAATCACAGCTAAAGGCTGTATTTGACAACTACTTTTCAGTGAAAGATGCTTTGATAAAAACCGATGCGGCGACCGCATCTGCCAAAGCCGCTGAATTGGCTGCATCCCTTAAAGCAGTCGATATGAATAAGCTATCGGCAGAGGAACATACGGCTTGGATGAAAGTGATGCAGGACTTGACCGCCAATGCGGAAAGCATTTCAAAATCAAAAGATGTTGCAAAACAAAGAAGTGCTTTTGCGGCACTTTCGGGAAGCATCTACACACTGGCCAAAGTGTCTAAACAGGATACTCCCGTTTATTACCAGCACTGCCCTATGTACAATGGAGGTAAGGGAGCCAATTGGCTAAGTAAAGAGAATGCTGTTAAAAACCCATATTACGGCTCACAGATGCTTACCTGCGGCAGTACGGTCGAAACCATTAAATAA
- a CDS encoding heavy metal translocating P-type ATPase — protein sequence MKKYTCPMHPQVLKDEPGKCPLCGMALVPVGGSSVSHVQKSGHGHSGHSHHNQARDSFNKHEGHHTGDFLARFWISLVITIPILLLSHMIQQWLGFSLAFNGDKYVLLALGTVIYSYGGLPFLKGMIGEVNAKAIGMMTLVAIAISVAYVYSVAVVFGLQGMDFFWELATLIDIMLLGHWLEMRSQMAASRALQSLVALLPNDVTVERNGEAVKIKLEDLQSGETAIIKPGEKIPADGLVLEGLSYINESMLTGESIPVKKEKDGKVIAGSINGDGALKVKVTAVGKDSYLNRVINLVQEAQATKSNTQNLADKVAKWLTFIAIAVGIGTFAYWYASSGDIAFALERMVTVMVTACPHALGVAIPLVVAISTTLSATNGLLIRNRTAFETTRKLSTVIFDKTGTLTKGSHAVEKVIPLTDEYNADEVIQYAAAVQQNSEHHIAKGIMATLKEKSLALWKSENFSYMQGIGVKGVVNGKNVVAGGPNYFTENHLSLPEIPNEINQEAETVNFVLIDDRVIGIITLADSIREGSAQAIEELKKMGIKSFLLTGDNDRIAAAVAGKLGMDGYLANVLPHNKQEKVKEFQAKGEIVAMTGDGVNDAPALAQADVGIAVGSGTDVAAETADIILVDSDPRDVVKLIDFGKLTYKKMVQNLIWAVGYNVVAIPLAAGVLYPNFVLSPAMGAVLMSVSTIVVAINASFLKIKK from the coding sequence ATGAAAAAATACACGTGTCCCATGCACCCGCAGGTGCTAAAAGACGAACCAGGCAAATGCCCGCTTTGTGGCATGGCACTGGTTCCAGTTGGCGGTAGCTCAGTTTCTCATGTACAAAAATCAGGACATGGGCATTCCGGGCATTCTCATCATAACCAAGCCAGAGATAGCTTTAACAAACATGAGGGGCATCATACAGGCGATTTTCTCGCTCGTTTTTGGATAAGCCTCGTCATTACAATCCCTATCCTGCTCCTGTCACACATGATACAGCAATGGTTGGGTTTCAGCCTTGCTTTCAATGGAGATAAATATGTGCTGCTGGCATTGGGTACAGTGATTTATAGCTATGGAGGCTTGCCGTTCCTAAAGGGAATGATTGGCGAGGTGAACGCCAAAGCCATAGGGATGATGACACTTGTTGCTATCGCTATATCCGTAGCCTATGTCTATTCCGTAGCCGTTGTATTTGGCTTGCAGGGCATGGACTTCTTTTGGGAACTGGCTACGCTTATCGACATCATGCTGTTAGGGCATTGGCTGGAAATGCGTTCCCAAATGGCTGCTTCACGGGCTTTGCAATCATTGGTTGCTTTGCTGCCTAACGATGTCACGGTGGAGCGAAACGGAGAAGCGGTAAAAATAAAGCTTGAAGACCTGCAAAGCGGTGAAACGGCTATCATAAAACCGGGTGAAAAAATTCCAGCCGATGGATTGGTACTGGAGGGGCTTTCGTATATCAACGAGAGCATGCTTACCGGAGAAAGTATTCCCGTGAAAAAGGAAAAGGACGGAAAGGTCATCGCAGGCTCTATCAATGGCGATGGTGCGCTGAAAGTTAAGGTAACAGCCGTTGGAAAAGACAGCTACCTGAACAGGGTTATCAATCTTGTGCAGGAGGCACAAGCTACTAAGAGCAATACGCAAAACCTTGCGGACAAAGTTGCCAAATGGCTCACCTTTATTGCCATTGCCGTTGGCATAGGCACATTTGCCTATTGGTATGCAAGCAGTGGAGATATTGCCTTTGCGCTTGAAAGAATGGTGACGGTAATGGTAACGGCCTGCCCGCACGCATTGGGCGTGGCTATCCCGTTGGTGGTCGCCATTTCCACAACGCTATCGGCGACCAATGGTCTGCTCATCCGCAACCGCACAGCATTTGAAACCACCCGAAAACTTTCCACTGTCATTTTTGATAAGACCGGAACGCTCACCAAAGGTTCCCATGCCGTAGAAAAGGTTATACCGTTAACAGACGAATATAATGCCGATGAGGTTATCCAGTATGCTGCCGCAGTACAGCAAAATTCGGAACACCATATCGCCAAAGGCATTATGGCTACATTGAAAGAAAAGAGCCTTGCCTTATGGAAGTCTGAAAACTTCAGCTATATGCAGGGCATAGGTGTTAAAGGTGTTGTGAACGGGAAAAATGTCGTAGCTGGCGGCCCGAATTATTTCACCGAAAACCACCTTTCCCTGCCTGAAATTCCAAACGAAATCAATCAAGAGGCCGAAACGGTCAACTTTGTCCTCATTGATGACCGGGTAATCGGCATCATTACTTTGGCAGACAGCATCCGGGAGGGTTCGGCACAGGCGATTGAGGAACTCAAAAAAATGGGCATCAAGTCCTTTCTGCTCACCGGGGACAACGACAGGATTGCTGCTGCCGTAGCCGGAAAATTGGGTATGGACGGGTATTTGGCTAATGTGCTTCCGCACAACAAGCAGGAGAAAGTAAAGGAGTTTCAGGCAAAAGGCGAAATCGTAGCAATGACTGGTGATGGTGTAAATGATGCACCTGCACTGGCACAGGCAGATGTGGGCATTGCCGTGGGTTCCGGTACGGACGTGGCTGCCGAAACAGCGGATATCATATTGGTAGACAGCGACCCGAGGGATGTGGTCAAACTGATTGACTTCGGCAAACTTACCTACAAAAAGATGGTACAGAACCTGATATGGGCGGTTGGCTACAACGTGGTGGCAATACCGCTTGCGGCAGGCGTACTCTATCCGAATTTTGTTTTAAGTCCCGCTATGGGTGCTGTGCTGATGAGTGTAAGCACCATTGTAGTGGCTATTAACGCAAGTTTTTTAAAAATCAAAAAATAA
- the cadA gene encoding cadmium-translocating P-type ATPase has product MEHKHKYDAQGKQLCCTPQEEKINTDAKMLLEKHHDDDGHNHEHTDDDGHNHGSTDKSTFQMFLPAIISFVLLMIAIAFDNWVPQSWFTGWVRIVWYVVAYAPVGLPVIKEAFESIRKGDVFSEFLLMSIATIGAFVIGEYPEGVAVMLFYAVGEVFQTLAVTRAKANIKTLLDQRPDEVTVLENNQAKTVKAESVNIGNIIQLKPGEKLGLDGELLSETASFNTAALTGESKPDTKSKGETVLAGMINLNTVSQVKVTTAYTDSKLSKILELVQNATAQKAPTELFIRKFAKIYTPIVVLLAILITALPYFFVENYVFSQWLYRALVFLVISCPCALVISIPLGYFGGIGAASKNGILVKGSNFLDVLASIQNVVMDKTGTMTEGVFKVQEVVFDKAFDEKEILEMVNALESHSSHPVATAIQEYVGDVNHNIPLENIEEIAGHGLKANVNGKELLVGNFKLMDKFSITYDIDPNSIVYTVIAVAYDRKFVGYITIADSIKEDAQETINLLHKLNVKATMLSGDKSTVVKYVAEQLGIDNAFGDLLPEDKVNRVKEIKAKGGSVAFVGDGVNDAPVVALSDAGIAMGGLGSDATIETADVVIQDDKPSKIPMAINIGKQTKKIVWQNIALAFGVKAIVLVLGAGGLATMWEAVFADVGVALLAILNAVRIQRMKF; this is encoded by the coding sequence ATGGAACACAAACATAAATATGATGCACAAGGCAAACAGCTTTGTTGCACACCTCAAGAAGAAAAAATAAATACCGATGCTAAAATGCTATTGGAAAAACATCACGACGATGATGGACACAACCACGAACACACCGATGATGACGGTCATAACCACGGAAGTACCGATAAATCTACCTTTCAAATGTTTTTACCTGCTATCATCAGTTTCGTATTATTGATGATAGCCATTGCTTTCGATAATTGGGTGCCGCAATCTTGGTTTACAGGTTGGGTAAGAATTGTTTGGTATGTAGTAGCGTATGCACCAGTTGGATTACCCGTAATTAAAGAAGCATTTGAAAGCATCAGAAAAGGCGATGTATTTTCAGAGTTTTTATTAATGAGTATTGCAACCATCGGAGCTTTTGTCATTGGCGAATACCCTGAGGGTGTTGCTGTAATGTTGTTTTATGCCGTTGGCGAAGTATTCCAGACTTTGGCAGTAACAAGAGCTAAAGCAAATATTAAAACGTTGCTCGATCAACGTCCCGATGAAGTGACTGTATTAGAAAACAATCAAGCAAAAACAGTAAAGGCAGAAAGTGTAAACATTGGCAATATTATCCAATTAAAACCTGGAGAAAAGTTAGGATTGGACGGAGAATTATTGTCCGAAACTGCATCTTTCAATACAGCAGCTCTTACGGGTGAGAGCAAGCCTGACACGAAATCAAAAGGTGAAACGGTACTGGCAGGGATGATAAACTTAAATACCGTTTCACAGGTAAAAGTGACAACTGCATATACTGATAGCAAGCTGAGTAAAATTTTAGAATTGGTGCAAAATGCTACTGCTCAAAAAGCACCGACAGAATTATTCATTAGAAAGTTTGCAAAAATATACACACCGATAGTTGTACTGTTAGCTATTCTAATTACAGCATTGCCCTACTTCTTTGTAGAAAATTATGTGTTCAGCCAATGGTTGTATCGTGCTTTGGTATTCCTTGTTATCTCTTGCCCTTGTGCATTGGTAATAAGTATTCCTTTAGGCTACTTTGGCGGAATTGGGGCAGCGAGTAAAAATGGAATATTGGTTAAGGGAAGCAACTTTTTGGATGTTCTTGCCAGCATACAAAATGTAGTAATGGATAAGACAGGTACAATGACGGAGGGCGTATTTAAAGTTCAGGAAGTTGTATTTGACAAGGCATTTGATGAGAAAGAAATTTTAGAAATGGTCAATGCTTTGGAAAGCCATAGTAGCCACCCTGTAGCAACTGCCATTCAAGAATATGTAGGCGATGTAAACCACAATATCCCATTAGAAAATATAGAGGAAATTGCAGGACACGGACTAAAGGCTAATGTAAATGGGAAAGAATTATTGGTAGGGAATTTTAAGCTGATGGATAAATTTTCTATTACTTATGACATAGACCCGAACAGCATTGTCTACACGGTAATCGCAGTGGCTTATGATAGAAAGTTTGTTGGTTACATTACCATTGCGGACAGCATAAAAGAAGACGCACAGGAAACCATAAATCTATTGCATAAGCTCAATGTTAAAGCTACTATGCTTAGCGGAGATAAAAGTACGGTTGTAAAGTATGTAGCGGAACAGTTGGGGATAGATAATGCTTTCGGAGATTTATTGCCTGAAGATAAAGTAAACAGAGTTAAAGAAATTAAAGCCAAAGGCGGAAGCGTTGCTTTTGTTGGCGACGGTGTAAACGATGCGCCTGTTGTGGCTTTGAGCGATGCGGGTATTGCAATGGGCGGTTTGGGAAGCGATGCGACCATTGAAACGGCAGATGTGGTAATACAAGACGACAAACCGAGTAAAATACCTATGGCAATCAATATAGGCAAGCAGACAAAGAAAATCGTTTGGCAAAATATAGCTTTAGCATTCGGAGTAAAAGCTATTGTACTAGTTTTGGGAGCTGGGGGCTTAGCGACTATGTGGGAAGCTGTTTTTGCCGATGTTGGGGTTGCCTTATTAGCTATACTAAACGCAGTAAGGATACAGCGGATGAAATTTTAA
- a CDS encoding phosphoribosylpyrophosphate synthetase, whose product MVQYNDMVQALKDLRQRGYSMDFSLLPDCLYCASRSLKLKPEDFTVTETHRFESLDSSPDNNAVIYAISSNDGKNKGVLVDAYGAYAEEMTHEMAKKLSAT is encoded by the coding sequence ATGGTACAGTACAATGACATGGTGCAGGCGCTTAAAGACCTAAGACAGCGTGGATACAGTATGGACTTTAGTCTGTTGCCGGACTGCCTGTACTGTGCGTCAAGGAGCCTGAAACTAAAACCGGAGGATTTTACGGTTACGGAAACCCATAGGTTTGAAAGCCTCGACAGCAGTCCTGATAACAATGCCGTGATTTATGCCATATCGTCCAATGATGGTAAGAATAAAGGCGTACTTGTGGATGCCTATGGTGCTTATGCCGAAGAAATGACCCATGAGATGGCAAAAAAATTAAGTGCAACATAA
- a CDS encoding transcriptional repressor — translation MTELEKILLQKAIKPTAMRLLVVEKLLKQQYAVSHKELAEQFEKADNITLFRILKVFLEYKLVHTIDDGSGVIKYALCQSGCNCNLSELHTHFYCTDCKHIFCLTETEIPNIEVPQNFKLDGANLVLKGKCDKCNK, via the coding sequence ATGACTGAATTAGAAAAAATTTTACTGCAAAAAGCTATAAAACCCACCGCTATGCGTTTGTTGGTGGTTGAAAAGTTATTGAAACAACAATATGCAGTAAGTCATAAAGAGCTGGCAGAACAGTTTGAAAAAGCAGATAATATTACTCTCTTCAGAATACTTAAAGTATTCCTGGAATACAAACTTGTCCATACCATTGATGATGGAAGCGGAGTGATTAAATACGCACTTTGCCAATCAGGATGCAATTGTAATTTATCAGAACTGCACACACATTTTTATTGTACCGACTGCAAACATATTTTTTGCCTTACTGAAACAGAAATTCCGAACATCGAAGTTCCTCAAAACTTTAAATTAGATGGAGCTAATTTAGTTCTTAAGGGGAAATGCGACAAATGTAACAAATAG
- a CDS encoding RteC domain-containing protein: MDKFYNETLAKLENEIKEFEIEADCSIERIEAVIQLIIKCLFDVKKYILKRGFKNVDEEIRFFKYQKPIIVSKLIYYNAIYKIETRRPYGNKRTKKYFVKELKKLKRFFENNLDFYKYYRSNNSFFDEQFFVRGKHDIRLWLDTFYFEADHRFSTSHDYKVAKIIANDLIQVYLEDRLNNINVKKVSDNSLIWTASKTALTELIYALYSHGAFNNGNTEIKLIAKTFEDAFNIELGDFYHTFMELKARKINRTKFLDRLCEALIKKMDEQDEKQ; the protein is encoded by the coding sequence ATGGATAAATTTTATAACGAAACGCTGGCTAAGCTGGAAAACGAAATCAAAGAATTTGAGATTGAAGCAGACTGTTCGATAGAACGCATTGAAGCAGTTATACAACTTATTATCAAATGTTTATTCGACGTAAAAAAATATATTTTAAAAAGAGGATTTAAGAATGTTGATGAAGAAATTCGCTTTTTTAAATATCAAAAGCCAATTATCGTTTCAAAGCTCATCTATTATAATGCCATCTATAAAATCGAAACGAGAAGACCGTATGGAAATAAGCGTACCAAGAAATATTTTGTCAAAGAACTGAAAAAGCTAAAAAGGTTCTTTGAAAATAACCTTGATTTTTATAAGTATTACCGTAGCAATAATTCTTTCTTTGACGAACAATTTTTTGTACGTGGCAAGCACGATATAAGACTATGGTTAGACACTTTTTATTTTGAGGCAGACCATCGCTTTTCTACTTCGCACGATTATAAGGTTGCCAAGATAATTGCTAATGACCTGATACAGGTATATTTGGAAGACAGGTTAAATAACATCAACGTTAAAAAGGTTTCAGATAATTCGTTGATATGGACAGCAAGCAAAACTGCACTCACGGAACTCATTTATGCACTGTACTCCCACGGTGCATTTAACAATGGGAATACAGAAATAAAATTGATAGCCAAAACGTTTGAAGATGCCTTCAATATTGAGTTAGGCGACTTTTACCATACGTTTATGGAACTTAAAGCCCGCAAAATAAACCGAACGAAATTCCTCGACAGGCTGTGTGAAGCACTGATAAAGAAAATGGACGAACAAGATGAAAAACAGTAA
- a CDS encoding heavy-metal-associated domain-containing protein translates to MENKQFQFKTNINCGGCIASVKPHLDKAEGICHWEVDTANKDKVLTVKSEGITEQEVISTVQKAGFKIEPLDA, encoded by the coding sequence ATGGAAAATAAACAATTTCAATTCAAGACGAACATCAATTGCGGCGGCTGTATCGCATCTGTAAAGCCGCACTTGGACAAGGCAGAGGGCATCTGCCATTGGGAAGTGGACACGGCCAACAAGGACAAGGTACTTACCGTGAAGTCCGAGGGCATTACCGAGCAGGAAGTAATATCGACCGTGCAAAAGGCAGGCTTCAAAATAGAACCTTTGGATGCCTAA
- a CDS encoding isoprenylcysteine carboxylmethyltransferase family protein codes for MIWLKFYLPLYLVLYMMVAFALPSYRTYKQTGINPITFGKTDNAHDYIGFVMKVLIALLFIAVFIYSFNDKAYQYLVPISYLMKDVFMIVGSILIHLSLLWISVAQYQMSNSWRIGINENNKTELITKGLFSYSRNPIFLGMIISVAGIFFILPNALTFFLILSTYIVIQIQIRLEEEFLEKQHGQEYLSYKQTTKRLL; via the coding sequence ATGATTTGGCTAAAATTTTATTTGCCTTTGTATTTGGTGTTGTATATGATGGTAGCTTTTGCGCTACCGTCATATCGCACCTATAAGCAAACAGGCATCAATCCTATAACATTCGGCAAAACGGATAACGCACACGATTACATTGGTTTTGTAATGAAAGTATTGATAGCCTTGCTTTTTATAGCGGTATTCATTTATTCATTCAACGATAAAGCATATCAGTATTTAGTACCCATTTCTTATTTAATGAAAGATGTGTTTATGATAGTTGGATCAATATTGATACATCTTTCACTACTCTGGATTTCGGTAGCTCAATATCAAATGAGCAACAGTTGGCGTATTGGTATAAATGAAAACAATAAAACCGAATTAATAACAAAAGGCTTATTTTCTTATAGCCGAAACCCGATATTCTTAGGAATGATAATCAGTGTTGCAGGAATATTTTTCATACTGCCCAATGCGCTTACATTTTTCCTGATACTATCCACTTATATTGTTATCCAAATTCAGATAAGATTAGAAGAAGAATTTTTAGAAAAACAACACGGACAAGAATATTTATCCTATAAACAAACTACTAAAAGATTACTATAA